In a single window of the Dreissena polymorpha isolate Duluth1 chromosome 3, UMN_Dpol_1.0, whole genome shotgun sequence genome:
- the LOC127872307 gene encoding neuronal acetylcholine receptor subunit alpha-2-like, whose amino-acid sequence MYENVSKEKALIKCLLERYMLYTTVGRPVTNTSDIISVDFGLSLIQIMNVDEKNQVLETNVWYTYQWKDALLTWDPKQFDDISKIMVSPDDIWLPDIVLYNFADSRLKEQRSALVNIFSDGTILWMPQAILKSTCAFNTKYFPFDENECHLKFGSWTHDGTKMDLKFFDGKEQLMVDDFVPGNEWDIIGNRAERNVKLYECCKETPFLDLMFYMRLKRRTAFYGFIVLIPCALLSCLTLVIFWVPPEAPAKLMLGMNIFMAFFLLLVVLSKSTPKAAESIPLIGAYFCLSMVMITMSTVLATVVANMFFRGVRLNRAPKWLRMLMIDGIARILCLRKDLIENEPSKPVHANKNNYAYHSTTKTIACEMVYSEAQLLDNGRENRNQNFEMSSKEDVQQNGIFLGDDIHEITFSPNLSDDIRFIREELEQVRNKKAKVDQKEKCLREWKVICCVTDRVFFICYLLINIIGIAVIIF is encoded by the exons ATGTATGAAAATGTGTCGAAGGAGAAGGCCCTGATAAAATGCCTTCTGGAGCGATACATGCTATACACTACGGTTGGCAGACCTGTCACAAACACCTCTGACATTATCTCTGTAGACTTTGGACTGAGTCTGATTCAGATAATGAATGTGGACGAGAAGAACCAGGTCCTGGAGACGAATGTTTGGTATACATAC CAATGGAAGGACGCGCTGTTGACGTGGGATCCAAAGCAATTCGATGATATCAGCAAAATCATGGTTTCCCCGGACGATATCTGGCTTCCGGATATTGTGTTATACAATTT CGCCGATTCCCGGCTTAAAGAGCAGCGATCTGCGTTAGTGAATATCTTCAGTGATGGAACCATTCTTTGGATGCCACAGGCTATTTTAAAGAGTACCTGTGCATTCAACACTAAATATTTTCCGTTCGATGAAAACGAATGTCATCTAAAATTTGGGTCATGGACTCATGATGGGACCAAAATGGACTTGAAATTTTTCGATGGCAAAGAACAGTTGATGGTTGATGACTTTGTGCCAGGAAATGAATGGGATATAATAGGTAACAGAGCGGAAAGGAATGTTAAGCTGTACGAGTGCTGCAAAGAAACTCCTTTCTTAGACCTTATGTTCTACATGCGCCTGAAACGCAGGACGGCTTTTTACGGATTCATAGTGTTAATCCCTTGTGCTTTGCTCTCGTGTCTGACGCTGGTTATCTTCTGGGTTCCGCCTGAAGCTCCCGCTAAACTGATGCTTG GAATGAACATCTTCATGGCTTTTTTCCTTCTTCTGGTTGTTTTGTCTAAATCTACGCCAAAAGCAGCGGAGTCTATACCGTTAATTG GTGCATATTTCTGTCTGTCTATGGTGATGATCACCATGTCAACCGTCTTAGCAACGGTGGTCGCCAACATGTTCTTCAGAGGAGTCAGGCTCAACAGGGCGCCAAAGTGGCTTCGAATG CTGATGATTGACGGGATTGCACGCATACTGTGTTTGAGGAAGGATCTTATAGAAAACGAACCGTCAAAACCTGtacatgcaaacaaaaacaaCTATGCATACCACTCAACTACGAAAACTATCGCCTGCGAAATGGTGTACTCGGAAGCGCAACTCCTAGACAACGGTCGAGAAAACCGCAACCAAAACTTCGAAATGTCTTCAAAAGAAGACGTACAACAGAATGGCATATTTCTTGGCGACGACATTCACGAGATCACGTTTTCTCCAAACCTTTCCGACGATATTAGATTTATAAGGGAAGAGTTGGAACAAGTCCGCAACAAAAAGGCCAAAGTGGATCAGAAGGAAAAATGTCTGCGAGAATGGAAGGTCATATGTTGTGTCACTGACCGGGTGTTCTTTATATGCTATCTTCTGATAAACATAATAGGCATCGCGGTaataattttttga